In Cryptomeria japonica chromosome 5, Sugi_1.0, whole genome shotgun sequence, the genomic window gtactgaaaagttgtccacattgtcattttgtgtagcattgttgtttatagtgtccatgttctcaacatttggattgtttctataggcatccatgtcaggtaatgtagtatgatcagaattgaaaaagatatcattgtcatactcataagaactcatgtttgcagactcttgagcctctttagtttctctcctagatttttgaagacgggtttcaaccatgaactaggtattgaccaagatgtgagagactagatgaaaaatggaaagagtatggaagaccaagagttggatgaaatgtaaatgaatctgaggtgtacttgcaatgtccaaagtgtaagaccaagtatgtatgtagtagagtaggtgtgacttccaaagagaggatagtttctcttgatgaggtaagttgaccttgactctaagtaagaccaaatgagacccaaaggtaagaaaccttgatgagggaccacttagcaaagtgttgttgtatgtagtatgttgacaaagtatgatgaggacaagcaagtgaccttttgactcaagtttagacaagtatgaatgtaaaatgacatgtgaagcaatgatggactatgtgagacccaaaaacaggttgaatgctagatgaaacctgaagaaacaacctaggaagctcaagtattccgaaactgatttcttttgtttgctggactgtgaaattttcttgcaatttttgaacacagacgcgcctgtatactgcacagacgcggttatcTGACGCAaacgtgtttctattcaacacagatgttgttataaacacagacgctattctgcccttcacagacacgtttatatgacccagacgcggttaaaacagacacagacgcgtttctgtaaaatttgtgtaatttttccaatctgtgaagtcgttttgttgtgaccaaatctgactgtttgactatttttcgtgacaagaggacacaatgttgatgaggactcaatgtttgcaagtgtttagacttcaaaatgactccaagaaagtgtgttgtttgatgtaaaattgttttgcatacacttgaagacacaaaagacacaatgttttgctgtttggtcttgaatgtttgaatgtttaaaataagtcaagcacaattcttatggctggccaagacaatagttgttgatcccacatagggttttacccccgaggctacgctattcagagcagatacttagatgcttgacctcactggctccaccctcggcactcacttctcgggtcagccaagcatcagtccccatgaaaactccccatggcgaactttgtatctctactaagaaccgtatgtgtgtgggccgctaccagaggttcgacctcctgccccaacaactagaaggatttgggcttctaaaacaaaatggtgctagtaagggcatccgctcgtgtggccatacatgaggcactttcagctctgtaaatacagaaggctcccagccggtaggggttacgccctacaaatgatcaaataaatttgatcaaacgggtttatggggagacatagtgtcggtatgaactaatcagcacacgttattcatagttttcaccatgaatacatttgattatagtggttcggaagaggtgggttttcctcgctaccacttgggtcgttctcttctcactagtagtcctaatgaccacacgggaagacaggccctctaaagattaaacaaaaagagcctattgctcaagacacaaaagacaatgattcaatattagtgcaccaatggaagtgtttgctattctatgaaaacaaagcacacaacaaaaattcaaaaccctagccaaggacctgcaacaaaatttgttagtagtttgggttgtttgacataatcaccccttcctgcaaacacacaagttaggtacattttagaaacccaaaagactttgtgacataggggccttcaacaaaatgttttgcttccaagacaagctgcaccaatttagttagctagatctgaaagtgttagtccaaaaataaaccagatctgaaaccctaagtacaaaatccgaaaattgaatcaatgaaaacttcaaaattttgaaacagtaaatacacagacgctgttaccctcaacacagacgcggttctgtgatgcacagacgcgcctaaaaatcacagacactcctttccgACACGGACGCGGGTAgaaataacacagacgcgtttctgtaacacagacgctcctttcggaaacctgcaaaataaaatttgtcgaaaacacaAACGCGATTCCAGATCCCGcaaacgcgccagaaaatcaaagacgcgatccgaaagttcacagacgcggaaaaaaactaaaatgttgtcgaaaaatgtccgatctgcaacttcaaaaacgcaaaatctgcaacaaggaggttagatgcaaagggacaagagtcccaccgggcgtgccaaaatgtatatggtgaaaatggatacaataataacaaaattgaaaggctaaatgaattcacccacaaaaccctagcctaacaacaacaaagatccaccataacatatgaagattacctaagacaatgtgaataaaacaaaatcacaaagattataccatcacatgtccaatagggttttgatctccattcttcctatcttcattgatcttgcttgatatatttgctctcagattttatgtgcacaagagctcaacaaagaacggaatgtggttgcaagtaggatcgtagtgtagtcaaaatgatcattagggtttgataatgaaggaagcatctccttaaatagaagacacaatatgaaatggagggataagattgagaggtgtaaaaaggaggtcggctaggattagagggtaggtagaagaaataataaaataatgaaagaggtaggtagtgtaggaattaagagatgaatgacatgtgtcatgtgtagaaaaagataatgaattaattaaataaataaagatttatttaattaatggaagaaatgagatcaattaaataaataaaatatttatttaatttaagaaaaggataatttaaataaataaatgtatttatttaaatgagaaataaggctagaagaggataaatgaattaattaaataaataaagatttatttaattaatagaagaattaggcttaaataattaaataaataaaatatttatttaattagagtggacaattttgagtgtctacacattTTGGTACAACATTAAGGGTACAAGGTCTTATTGGGTGAAACATTGAGTTGAATTAACTCACCTCTTGCATCAAATTGGAACACCAACAATTTTCTTTACTTTAAGTGCAGCAAATATGTATTGGCCAAATTTACATGCATTAATATCGGGgacacaatgacaacaaaatattgttGACTACCCACATATTGTGGCATATTACATAAATGCATGATATACAATGTTTCGGAAGGAAATACTACAAAAGGGAATGAAGTTAAAAGATTATTGGTCAAGATATGAATGACAACATAGAAGATCGCCACATATGCATATATTCATATGGTTAGAGGGAGAACCTAACATAAACGCCCTTAATTGGGGAAATGATTATGCAATAAAAAATGCTCAAAAATACTTTGATTATATTGTCCATGCATGGAACCACGAGGAGATCCACATTAATGAAACATATACGAATGATACTAATTTTTAGTTGTATATTCATTTCAAAAATATATTATACTTAAAAGATTGTATTTCAATCAATGAAATATGTTATATCATCAATGGTACATGTCTTACAAAATTTTACACAACATCCATGACTTTGAAATACACAACAACTAAACTAGATAGACTTATCACGTGACTATGGAGAGTTGCTCAATTGTGTTGAATGCCATACAATGAGTAAAGAGCCTGGTGCTTGCCTTCTTAAAAAAGGAAGAAGAATGGTTTGTAGGAAAAATATTTATAGATTCAAGCATTTTATACTAATTAGTAATTAAAATGTTTGTATAAGTGAACAATCCAATCTTTGCTTGTAGGTATAATTCACCATGGCCATTACACCTAGATGGATCACAATTATTTGAAGACCTAGCCATAGGAGATAAAGTATTTGAACCCGCAAGAAATTATGGTTGAGTAAACACACTTAATCATAACATACTTTAGTTATGGAGAGAAAATGTAGATTGGCAACCAATTTTTTCAAGACATGTTGTAATGAATTATATTGCAAAGTATGCATCAAAAGCATAAAAGAGTTCAGAAACTTATCGTCAAATGTTGATATGACTTGCAAATATTGAAAAACTAGATGCAACAACCTCAAGAGCATATAGAAGACTTCTGCCAAAAACCCTCATTAAGAAGGACATTGGCTAGCACAAGCAACATGTCATATGTTTTTAGAGTTGCCATGTTGGTAGAAAGTAGTATCTAGTATTTGTTACTTCAAATGTTTCAAGAGAGGTGTTCAAGCCATTGattaagaaaagaagaaatgaTGATGAAGGTCACTTAAAACATTTCATTGAAGGATACATGGATAGATCATATGTAATGAAAAGTGTAAAGTGTCACACTTATAGAAACAACTAGATCTTTGATTTATAATTCCAAGCAAAAAAGGAAAGCAGAGGAAGAAAGAATGAAATCAttggaaacattatattttgatgtgATGTGTACATTGTTCAAGTGAACTCTTctattaaaattaagattaaattttTGGTTTAGTTTGCAAATTCATTATGAATCTGTATTGTACTTTTGAATGAATATGATAGGCGTCATGATTTGCAAAGCATAATAAtgctttatttaaataaaaaatatgataaattaatacttTACATGTTGTGTTGCAGATGCTACTAGCTTTGATATCTTAATACATGTATCTAAACTATGTCAAGAGATATTAGTCTTGAGGTGCCTATCTATTctcaataataatttaaaataggtGCCTTCACAGGGGCTTCACTAGTTGAGAAATATTATGTCACATGTGTTCATATcggggggtttaatatccaaaaaatgagggtacaatatatttctcCCGAAAAGCCGCAGTCCTCTCTGGCGTCATCGTCCCAGTTGACTAATTTAAATTCGGAGTGTGTTTCATGAGTGACTACTTAATGGCATCAGTAAATTAATCCGTTCATTAATGATGcctgcccatagaattgtaggggtgaAAATATgggggtttttaattcaggctatgaaaaaatacaatatttgtcaaaaatagggggcttttaattcaagctatgtattgggagggggtgaagaAAAACCTTGAGTATAGGGAAAtactttttgaaaatagggggattctttagtatgccatgaacgcacatgatataacccaggttcactaagtgaagcccttatGGGCGCTTTGAGATTGATATCTCTCGATGTATTTTAGATTGATGTATTAAAATATCTAAGCTAGTTATATACTAATAAATACACAATACATtaaatacaatccaaaaataaaGTTTGGATTATGATTAAGTTAGATTTATGTTTAAAGTTGGTGTTATGTTAGACTTAGGTTAAATATGTTAAGTTTCAATTAGAGATATGATTAGATTTAAGATTAAATTAGGGCTAGATTTaagatttttatattttaattattatattattaatttattataaatgtATTAATGTATAGgtttttatatattattattattatgttgctattttttaatttgttattacAAATATTATTACTATAttgttaataatatatatttatatatattttttgattggtaatgggcCGAAGTTGATAAGGTGTACGTACCCTACCTCcttgtgagatttgaacttgtgacctctctttcaagagcacaagttctccaccatagACCAACTCAGGGTGTATGTTAATAATATcattttattatcaattttttatattattaaattgcatgaggtaactaaaataatattattaatttatattttttatatgtttatttatttatataaagcttTAAAAGTTTTAGATGTCGATTCTAAATAActtgttaaataatttttttatagaatCAATGCAAGGAACATGGTGTCAAAGGTGCAAAGGCGGGTGGAGGGATAAGGTGTGACACAAAGCAATGAGAAGTGGAGGCGATGTGGAGAGATAAGGTGTGATGGTTGGAGACAAAGATAAGGGGTTGAAAAAaggaaatggagagataaggaggtaGAGCGGGTGTGGAGAGATAGGAGGAGACCTTGCTGTGGCATGGAGATAAAATCAAAGCAAGGAATAGGGCATCAAAGGTGCCAAAGGTGGGTGGATAGATAAGGTGTGGCACAAAGCAATAAGGACTGGAGGTTTTGTGGAAAGATAAGGTGTGAAGGTCGAAGATAGAGAGATAAGGGGTGAAAAAAGGAAGTATGATTACAACAAGAGACAAATCAAGGAGGTGTTATTAATACCTCAAAAGAATTGTAACCACAAGGATGGGGTACCCCTactagttcatagctctagtcaaaagtgaTTATCgaccaaaaaattataaaaataaattaataagagGCAAATCAAGGAGGTGTTATTAATACCTCAAAAGAATTGTAACCGTAGGGATGTGGTACCCCAACTAGTTCAcagctccagtcaaaagcgattatcgaccaaaaaaattataaaaataaattaatactaACTTCATTTGATTTCCAGATTCCATGATTTTAATGTGCATAGCTTTTGGAATCAATTGTCTGATTTTTTTATTCAAACACCATGATCCTCATTAGAAGGAAGAGAACAATACCATCAAGGTAAAAAAATTACACAATTGAATTTAAAGCTatgtatattaaaataaattaataaactaAATATAGGCCACTCACTTAGAAATCTACATTTAAGAGTCATGACTTACAATTGTACTTTCCATTATTGCACTTTTAAGAGTCATGGCTTacaattattgattttttttatcgagtaaaatataaataaattttatttaattctagATATAGATTGTTTTaatctttttaaaatattaaaatgaaattttaaaaaaataatttgttatttataattattaattatatttttaaaatttcttttttaaaattatcatataatattttttccatatataataaaatatatgctGTAAAAATTATTAAAGTTTCTTATATAGATTATacttaaaaatatatatactaattttaaatgaaaagagaAACCAAATTTATCCCTACggtccaaaaaaaaaataaaaattaccccTATGGTTACACATACCTACTAGTCATAGCTAAATACCACAATACGGTCCTCAAAGGGCTCCATAAAGCCCATTTAACATAGACATTGGGCAATAAAATTAGATACCCTTATTCCGCATAAGCCAAAACAACCATCTCCCCTTCAACGTGGGCACACGGGTTTAGATGATAAAGAAAACCAAATGGAACTAACAATTTGTGTTTCATGTTCAGCAGGCTGTTTGCTGGAGAGCAGAGCTTTTCCAATAATACATTCCTACAAAATCTTGAGAGGAAGATTCAGTGGAGCATAGCTTTAGTGGAGAATAAGATTCAGCGGTTTTATTTTGAAGTATTTTAAGGTATGCTGCCCTGCAAACGTTTTTTCTACTTTTTTTCCCTTCTATGGTTTCTCTTTGAGTTGTTTAAATGGCTGAACACAATTTATGGTCTTATTATTGACAACCCCATTTAGTTAAATCTATATAAAGTCTATCAAGAAAAACCCCCAGGAAAACCCATTTAGTTAAATTTATATGAAATCCATCAAGAAAATCCTACATTTAAAACTCATTTAGTAAAATTTGTATAAAACCCATCAAGAAGACTCCACATGAAGATTGTGGGTAACCATAACCAGTGGCCTTACTATCATTATCATTGACAGGAGAGCAATTCACTGTTTTAGCAATGGCCACGGAGTTCACCGCACAAGAGCTGAGAGAATACAATGGGTCTGATTCCAGCAAGCCCATCTATGTGGCAATCAAAGGAAGAGTTTTTGATGTTTCTAGTGGCAGGAGTTTCTATGGCCCAGGAGGGTCCTATGCTATGTTTGCAGGCAAGGATGCCAGCAGGGCACTGGCCAAGATGTCTAAGAGCGAAGAAGACATCTGTGCATCTCTGGATGGCTTGACAG contains:
- the LOC131075047 gene encoding probable steroid-binding protein 3, translated to MATEFTAQELREYNGSDSSKPIYVAIKGRVFDVSSGRSFYGPGGSYAMFAGKDASRALAKMSKSEEDICASLDGLTEKEIGVLEDWEKKFEAKYPVVGRVA